Proteins from a single region of Weeksella virosa DSM 16922:
- the mscL gene encoding large conductance mechanosensitive channel protein MscL, whose amino-acid sequence MGFIKEFKEFAAQGSVIDLAVGVVIGGAFGKIVTSLVDDIITPAILSPALKAIHAEELEKLVIPGTAIKYGNFISASISFIVVAFALFLLIKGINQLKKPKKVEEEAPAAPSQEELLAEIRDLLKNK is encoded by the coding sequence ATGGGATTTATCAAAGAATTTAAAGAATTTGCTGCTCAAGGTAGCGTTATCGACCTTGCTGTCGGTGTGGTAATTGGTGGTGCTTTTGGCAAAATTGTCACATCTCTTGTCGACGATATTATTACACCTGCCATCCTTAGTCCTGCACTAAAAGCGATCCATGCAGAAGAGTTAGAGAAGCTTGTAATTCCTGGTACAGCAATCAAGTATGGTAATTTTATTTCGGCTTCAATTTCTTTTATTGTAGTAGCATTCGCATTGTTTTTATTAATCAAAGGAATCAACCAACTAAAGAAACCTAAAAAAGTTGAAGAAGAAGCTCCGGCAGCTCCGTCACAGGAAGAATTATTAGCAGAAATAAGAGATTTATTGAAAAATAAATAA
- a CDS encoding OmpP1/FadL family transporter, which yields MKKITLSLFFAIGFSNVWAQDYNVQYPTNALRFYGEGVQAGSARSVAMAGANGALGGEINSTEQNPAGTGVAISSEVAFTASVKAYKNKTQMDKVVTSEDNTFDFSQAGGTLVFNTRSEDWNRFVLGFIFLNEQLDNEVVFGPNAKIATYDDQGNAYKMNGFYDGVSGYKTKFTLNFGTSYQDRLFLGANFNFHETNYNNSIIYSDVAPNGAVSYMNLDGAPYSEIGQGFSFGLGVIGKLNQNLRAGLAFHTPVWYNVDEEYFRVDDAGMNNIYYSNYKLQSGGRMVGSLGFVIGKSFAFDIDYTQHFNKMINFSDNNLRSANQFIDDNVNNSSEVRIGGEYRYDKFKVRAGYTYVQSSIKDATIFTEGINDQGQTITIANNYKNMYLGNLNRVSFGFGYDFGGFFIDAAYQYSNQKYVMPIGGHFVDGKSSVNLALNSGEVKNNNNSYLVTLGWKF from the coding sequence ATGAAGAAAATAACATTGAGCCTATTCTTTGCAATAGGCTTTTCAAATGTATGGGCGCAGGACTATAATGTGCAATATCCGACCAATGCCCTTCGTTTTTACGGGGAAGGAGTTCAGGCAGGTTCTGCCAGAAGTGTAGCCATGGCAGGTGCAAATGGTGCGTTGGGGGGTGAAATAAACTCTACCGAACAAAATCCTGCAGGTACAGGTGTAGCAATATCTTCTGAAGTAGCCTTTACGGCTTCCGTAAAAGCTTATAAAAATAAAACTCAAATGGATAAGGTGGTCACATCGGAAGATAACACGTTCGATTTTAGTCAAGCAGGAGGAACCTTAGTGTTCAATACACGATCGGAGGATTGGAATCGTTTTGTGCTTGGTTTTATTTTTCTAAATGAGCAGCTAGATAACGAAGTCGTGTTTGGGCCTAATGCAAAAATAGCTACGTACGATGATCAAGGGAATGCCTATAAAATGAATGGTTTTTATGATGGAGTTTCAGGTTATAAAACCAAATTTACCCTCAATTTTGGTACATCTTATCAAGATCGACTATTTTTAGGAGCAAACTTCAATTTTCATGAAACCAATTATAACAACTCTATCATTTATTCGGATGTTGCACCCAATGGAGCTGTTTCTTATATGAATTTAGACGGTGCGCCATACTCGGAAATTGGGCAAGGCTTTTCTTTTGGATTGGGGGTTATCGGAAAATTGAACCAGAATCTGCGAGCAGGTTTAGCCTTTCATACTCCGGTGTGGTATAATGTAGATGAAGAATATTTCAGAGTAGATGATGCAGGAATGAATAACATTTATTACTCAAATTATAAACTTCAATCGGGTGGTAGAATGGTGGGATCTCTTGGATTTGTTATTGGGAAATCTTTCGCATTTGATATAGATTATACCCAGCACTTCAATAAAATGATAAATTTTTCGGATAATAACTTACGAAGTGCCAATCAGTTCATAGACGATAATGTAAATAACAGTAGTGAAGTTCGCATAGGAGGTGAATATCGATACGACAAGTTTAAAGTTCGTGCAGGATACACATATGTGCAATCTTCAATCAAAGATGCAACTATATTTACCGAAGGTATCAACGATCAAGGGCAAACAATCACGATAGCCAATAACTACAAAAATATGTACCTAGGCAACCTAAATCGTGTAAGCTTCGGGTTTGGTTATGATTTTGGAGGTTTCTTTATAGATGCAGCTTATCAATACTCGAATCAGAAATATGTAATGCCGATAGGTGGCCATTTTGTGGATGGTAAATCATCTGTAAATTTGGCTTTAAACAGTGGCGAAGTAAAAAACAACAACAATAGTTATTTAGTAACTTTGGGTTGGAAGTTCTAA
- a CDS encoding prolyl-tRNA synthetase, with amino-acid sequence MDKFYNITKKILKITSSFVLFLGLVSCATQSVGGVETDGVYYNPSSDKTLAQAEAENNANDGMIRIGGAYFDANGNGAEDLFYDDSVTKADATEYKQKNQTVNIYTNPGYYGSQTFSLEPTTDWGRYDGVDVQVNYWGNSFWYSPFGWNYYGLGYYPWYRHWGWYSWYIPYYAWGWNPWYSPYYYWGGYGNWGYPYYGYYGYGSYYNGYYGYYPRYGQRAYAGSRPGIRATNRDYGRSIINHNSGTLRNSSSAVRSGAVNSTIRSSNSNVRETIRPDRNASSTIRNNATGTIRSSQQETMQTTRPIRASQNQTIRTTRPVRTEAEQMNTNSAPVRSTDRVVRPQVDRSQIRSTQQPTRSGSTIRTSPQYDRSSTPRSSSYPTNRGNMTPRSSSLERSPTYSQPSRSSMGSGSIGTSRSSIGGGARGTRR; translated from the coding sequence ATGGATAAGTTTTATAACATTACCAAAAAAATTCTAAAAATAACTAGTTCTTTTGTTTTATTTTTAGGATTGGTTTCTTGTGCAACCCAATCAGTGGGTGGTGTAGAAACCGATGGGGTTTATTATAATCCTTCTAGTGATAAAACGTTGGCACAAGCAGAAGCAGAAAACAATGCTAATGATGGAATGATTAGGATTGGTGGTGCTTATTTTGATGCCAATGGAAATGGAGCAGAAGATTTGTTTTATGATGATTCGGTAACCAAAGCAGATGCCACTGAATATAAGCAGAAAAATCAAACCGTAAATATTTACACGAACCCTGGATATTACGGAAGCCAGACTTTTTCATTAGAGCCAACTACAGATTGGGGTAGATACGATGGGGTAGATGTCCAAGTCAATTATTGGGGAAATTCTTTTTGGTATTCTCCTTTCGGATGGAATTATTACGGGCTAGGTTACTACCCTTGGTATAGACATTGGGGTTGGTACTCTTGGTACATACCATACTATGCATGGGGATGGAATCCTTGGTATTCACCTTATTATTATTGGGGTGGTTACGGAAATTGGGGATATCCGTACTATGGTTACTATGGTTATGGTAGTTATTATAACGGTTACTATGGTTACTATCCGCGTTATGGGCAAAGAGCATATGCGGGCTCTCGACCTGGAATACGTGCTACCAATCGCGATTACGGGCGTTCAATAATCAATCATAACTCTGGTACGTTACGCAATAGTTCGTCTGCAGTTCGTTCGGGTGCAGTAAACTCTACAATTCGTTCGTCTAATAGCAATGTAAGAGAAACTATACGCCCTGATAGAAATGCTTCTTCAACAATAAGAAATAATGCTACTGGTACGATAAGAAGTTCTCAGCAAGAAACTATGCAGACAACAAGACCGATACGTGCATCACAGAATCAAACCATCAGAACAACAAGACCTGTTCGTACAGAGGCAGAGCAAATGAACACGAATTCTGCTCCAGTTCGTTCTACAGATCGTGTCGTTCGTCCACAAGTAGATCGTAGTCAGATTCGATCAACACAACAACCAACAAGAAGTGGCTCTACCATTAGAACCTCACCACAATACGATCGTTCTTCTACGCCACGTTCGTCATCGTATCCAACCAATAGAGGGAATATGACGCCAAGATCTTCATCATTAGAACGTTCTCCTACTTATTCACAACCTTCTCGTTCATCAATGGGAAGTGGTTCGATAGGTACATCTAGAAGTTCTATAGGTGGAGGAGCAAGAGGAACAAGAAGATAA
- the proS gene encoding proline--tRNA ligase, whose product MAKLTSRAEDYSKWYNELVVKANLAENSGVRGCMVIKPYGYAIWEKIQAELDKRFKETGHQNAYFPIFVPRSYFEAEEKNAEGFAKECAVVTHYRLKNDESTPGKLMVDPEAKLEEELIVRPTSEAIIWSTYKNWIQSYRDLPILINQWANVVRWEMRTRLFLRTTEFLWQEGHTAHATKEEAISESRQMLDVYTEVVENHMAIPVVRGCKTPSERFAGAEETYTIEAMMQDGKALQAGTSHFLGQNFAKAFDVKFTTNEGKQDYVWATSWGVSTRLMGALIMTHSDDYGLVLPPKIAPIQVVIVPIFRSEEQLIQVSEVANRIKNELHSIGISVKFDDDEKTKPGWKFAEYELKGVPVRIAIGPKDLENNQVEIARRDTLEKSTIPMDGISSYVENLLVDIQENLFTKANEYRDSHITEVTSYEEFKELIETKGGFFSALWDGTEETEEAIKNETKATIRCIPLDYETPTEGVDFYSGKPAKFRVLYAKAY is encoded by the coding sequence ATGGCAAAACTTACTTCAAGAGCTGAAGATTATTCTAAGTGGTACAATGAGTTAGTCGTTAAAGCTAACTTAGCAGAAAATTCGGGCGTTAGAGGTTGTATGGTAATCAAACCATACGGATACGCTATTTGGGAGAAAATACAAGCCGAATTGGATAAACGTTTTAAAGAAACCGGACATCAAAACGCATATTTCCCCATTTTTGTACCTAGAAGCTATTTCGAAGCCGAGGAAAAAAATGCCGAAGGTTTCGCTAAAGAATGTGCTGTAGTAACACATTATCGATTGAAAAATGACGAAAGTACACCTGGGAAATTAATGGTTGATCCGGAAGCAAAATTAGAGGAAGAATTGATTGTTCGCCCAACCTCTGAAGCCATTATTTGGAGCACCTATAAAAACTGGATCCAATCTTACCGCGACCTTCCAATACTCATTAATCAATGGGCAAATGTTGTCCGCTGGGAAATGCGCACACGTCTTTTTCTACGAACTACTGAATTTCTTTGGCAAGAAGGACATACGGCACATGCTACAAAAGAAGAAGCGATTAGCGAGTCTAGACAAATGCTCGATGTATATACAGAGGTAGTCGAAAACCATATGGCTATCCCAGTTGTACGAGGATGTAAAACGCCGTCGGAAAGATTTGCAGGAGCCGAAGAGACTTACACCATAGAAGCTATGATGCAAGACGGTAAAGCTTTGCAAGCTGGTACTTCTCATTTCCTTGGCCAAAACTTTGCGAAAGCTTTTGATGTGAAATTTACCACAAATGAAGGAAAACAAGATTATGTTTGGGCAACCTCTTGGGGTGTTTCTACTCGCTTGATGGGAGCTTTGATTATGACGCATTCAGATGATTATGGATTAGTGCTCCCTCCGAAAATTGCACCAATCCAAGTGGTAATCGTACCGATTTTCAGATCAGAAGAGCAACTTATACAAGTTTCTGAGGTCGCCAATCGTATCAAAAATGAATTACACTCGATAGGTATTTCGGTAAAATTTGATGATGATGAAAAAACAAAACCGGGCTGGAAATTTGCAGAGTACGAACTTAAAGGTGTACCTGTTCGAATAGCAATCGGGCCAAAAGATTTAGAAAACAACCAAGTAGAGATTGCCCGACGTGATACCTTAGAAAAATCGACTATTCCGATGGACGGCATTTCTTCGTACGTAGAAAATCTATTGGTAGACATACAAGAAAATCTTTTTACTAAAGCAAATGAATACCGAGATTCTCATATAACAGAAGTAACTTCTTATGAAGAGTTTAAAGAGCTTATAGAAACCAAAGGTGGGTTTTTTTCTGCTCTTTGGGATGGCACAGAAGAAACCGAAGAAGCAATAAAAAATGAAACCAAAGCAACGATTCGTTGTATTCCTTTAGATTACGAAACACCAACAGAGGGTGTCGACTTTTATTCGGGGAAACCTGCTAAATTTAGAGTTTTATATGCAAAAGCATATTAA
- the mltG gene encoding endolytic transglycosylase MltG has protein sequence MQKIRTIPTFIALCVLGLMSSCTFIESFKGNPIKDGFVYIPRGANFDQVMDSLTPYLQNPAFFRKLAEEDLYPSTIKSGKYKIVANESSRSLLNRLQDGAQEEVRLQIKNHPTLFHMASAVSKQIDADSISIIQSVMKWANAKDSTLTEETVKQYFIPETYFVYWNMSADQFVERMEKEYKKVWNQKRIDEARALHMTPLEVVTLASIVQLESSDNFDEQQRVAKAYMNRLDKDMRLEADPTSIYAYKLENGFDHKIQRVYYKWTQSANEYNTYRNKGLPPAPICLPNVKAIDAVLNPANHDYIFFVADPDKPGYHLYTNDYQEHVKNAKKYREWIKARDIK, from the coding sequence ATGCAAAAAATAAGAACGATTCCAACATTTATCGCCTTATGTGTTCTAGGCTTGATGAGTAGCTGTACTTTTATCGAGAGTTTCAAAGGAAATCCTATCAAAGACGGGTTTGTGTACATACCTCGCGGTGCTAATTTCGATCAGGTGATGGATTCTTTGACTCCATATCTACAAAACCCAGCATTTTTTAGAAAATTGGCCGAAGAGGATTTGTATCCAAGTACTATTAAATCTGGAAAATATAAAATTGTTGCCAACGAAAGTTCTCGCTCTTTACTCAATCGATTGCAAGACGGAGCTCAAGAAGAAGTACGTTTACAAATCAAAAATCATCCAACTCTTTTTCATATGGCCAGTGCAGTTTCTAAACAAATCGATGCCGACTCCATTTCAATTATTCAGTCGGTTATGAAATGGGCAAATGCCAAAGATTCTACTTTGACCGAAGAGACGGTGAAACAGTATTTTATACCCGAAACCTATTTCGTGTATTGGAATATGTCGGCCGATCAGTTTGTAGAACGAATGGAAAAAGAGTATAAAAAAGTTTGGAATCAGAAAAGAATTGATGAAGCTAGAGCACTTCATATGACACCATTAGAAGTGGTTACGCTCGCTTCTATTGTTCAGTTAGAATCTTCTGATAATTTTGATGAGCAACAACGCGTAGCAAAAGCCTATATGAATCGTTTGGATAAAGATATGCGATTAGAGGCGGATCCTACATCAATTTATGCATATAAGTTAGAGAATGGTTTCGACCATAAAATTCAACGTGTTTACTATAAATGGACACAATCTGCTAACGAATACAACACCTATCGCAACAAAGGTTTACCACCAGCGCCAATTTGTCTGCCAAATGTAAAAGCAATCGATGCGGTTCTAAATCCTGCTAATCATGATTATATATTCTTTGTTGCCGATCCCGACAAGCCTGGTTACCATCTCTACACTAATGATTATCAAGAGCATGTGAAGAATGCGAAAAAATATCGAGAATGGATAAAGGCTCGTGATATAAAGTAA
- the dapF gene encoding diaminopimelate epimerase, protein MKYTFYKYQGAGNDFVLLDDREETFLVDRQKIERICHRNFGVGADGLILLQNSNPYDFRMRYFNSDGRESSMCGNGGRCIAQFAFDLGLVQQEMTFEAIDGLHRAVVHPTYVALEMIDVDKVEVYPSHYFLNTGSPHHVQFVADVQKIDVQKEGAKIRYGAPYFEQGSNVNFVEVDENQTLHIRTYERGVEAETLACGTGVTAAAIAAYSAGKVSQLPIHVKAVGGDLSVQFMLANLRYEQVWLEGPAQFVFEGMITLEN, encoded by the coding sequence GTGAAGTACACTTTTTACAAATACCAAGGTGCAGGTAACGATTTTGTGTTATTAGATGATCGAGAGGAAACCTTTTTGGTGGATCGACAAAAAATAGAGAGAATATGTCACCGTAATTTCGGTGTGGGTGCCGATGGATTGATTTTATTGCAAAATAGTAATCCGTACGATTTTAGAATGCGATACTTCAACTCCGATGGTAGAGAAAGCAGCATGTGTGGTAACGGCGGACGATGCATTGCGCAGTTTGCTTTTGACTTGGGACTTGTGCAACAAGAAATGACTTTCGAGGCGATCGATGGTTTGCACCGAGCTGTGGTTCATCCTACTTATGTTGCGTTAGAAATGATTGATGTAGATAAAGTAGAGGTCTATCCTTCTCATTATTTCCTCAATACAGGATCACCGCATCATGTACAATTTGTAGCCGATGTGCAAAAGATAGATGTGCAAAAGGAAGGTGCGAAAATACGGTACGGTGCGCCATATTTTGAGCAAGGAAGTAATGTGAATTTTGTGGAAGTAGACGAAAATCAAACCCTGCACATCCGAACGTATGAACGAGGAGTGGAAGCCGAAACCTTAGCTTGTGGTACAGGTGTTACGGCTGCAGCTATCGCTGCTTATTCTGCCGGGAAGGTATCGCAACTACCAATACATGTAAAAGCTGTAGGGGGTGATTTATCGGTACAGTTTATGTTAGCAAATTTGCGTTATGAACAAGTGTGGTTAGAGGGCCCTGCACAGTTTGTTTTTGAAGGAATGATAACATTAGAAAATTAA
- a CDS encoding Do family serine endopeptidase, producing MKKYTNYLLVGLFSSMTTLGGFYALSKYDNENGNIITDARVLNKGDFQYVDYKGNYGYDAPNFVEAANKSVNTVVAINNYQKQTRQQSRDPFFDFFFGFPDQRQQRQQENQPSGSGSGVIISADGYIVTNNHVIKGANKIEVKLNNQKTYIADLIGTDPSTDIALIKIDEKALPYMKFVDSDAINVGDWALAVGNPFGLNSTVTAGIISAKGRSINILRQNTDSPVESFIQTDAAINPGNSGGALINVNGDLIGINTAIASPSGTYAGYGFAVPSNLVKKVVEDIKKYGLVQRGYLGIRGFDLSNDEAVRQYNTQNKTSLKTGNGVYISDVEARDTGLKSGDVIIEVDGKPISSMANLSFIVGSKRPGDKVNVKVNRNGKINSYTITLRDAKGNTNLRSRADLLPNEILGADFEELTERQKDNFGLNYGVLVKNLKQGKLAQAGIREDYIILKINDKEVKNEDDVNRILKNYKGRVSINFIDYYGQIYTKGFQMD from the coding sequence ATGAAAAAATATACAAATTACTTATTGGTCGGGCTTTTCAGTTCGATGACAACTTTGGGAGGTTTCTATGCCTTATCGAAGTATGATAATGAAAATGGAAATATAATTACGGATGCACGTGTTTTGAACAAAGGTGATTTTCAGTATGTGGATTATAAAGGTAATTATGGATACGATGCACCTAATTTTGTAGAAGCAGCAAACAAATCGGTTAATACAGTTGTTGCGATTAACAACTATCAGAAGCAAACTCGTCAACAATCCCGAGATCCTTTCTTTGATTTCTTTTTCGGGTTTCCGGATCAGCGCCAACAACGTCAACAAGAAAACCAACCTTCGGGTTCGGGTTCTGGTGTAATTATTTCTGCCGATGGATATATTGTTACCAATAATCATGTAATTAAAGGAGCAAATAAAATCGAAGTTAAACTCAATAACCAGAAAACGTATATCGCTGATTTGATTGGGACGGATCCAAGTACAGATATTGCATTGATCAAAATTGACGAAAAAGCATTACCTTATATGAAATTTGTTGATTCTGATGCGATTAACGTCGGAGATTGGGCTTTGGCTGTAGGAAATCCGTTTGGGTTAAACTCAACCGTAACTGCCGGGATTATTTCTGCCAAAGGAAGAAGTATCAATATTTTACGACAAAACACAGATTCTCCAGTTGAATCGTTTATCCAAACCGATGCAGCAATCAATCCAGGAAATTCTGGTGGGGCACTAATCAACGTAAACGGAGACCTTATCGGGATCAACACGGCGATTGCTTCTCCCTCTGGTACGTATGCTGGTTATGGTTTTGCTGTCCCTTCTAACTTGGTGAAAAAAGTGGTAGAAGATATCAAAAAATACGGTTTAGTTCAGAGAGGTTATTTAGGTATTCGCGGGTTTGATTTATCGAATGACGAAGCGGTAAGACAATACAACACCCAGAACAAAACATCTCTAAAAACTGGAAACGGTGTCTATATTTCGGATGTAGAAGCAAGAGATACAGGACTGAAATCGGGTGATGTTATTATTGAAGTAGATGGTAAACCAATTTCTTCGATGGCTAATTTATCGTTCATCGTAGGAAGCAAACGCCCTGGTGATAAAGTTAATGTAAAAGTTAACCGTAATGGTAAAATAAACAGTTATACGATTACTCTACGCGATGCTAAAGGAAATACCAATCTAAGAAGCAGAGCCGACTTATTGCCTAACGAAATTTTAGGTGCTGATTTCGAAGAGTTGACCGAAAGACAAAAAGACAATTTCGGGTTGAACTATGGAGTACTCGTAAAAAACCTGAAACAAGGAAAATTAGCTCAAGCCGGAATTAGAGAAGACTATATCATACTGAAAATCAATGATAAAGAAGTAAAAAATGAAGATGATGTCAATCGAATTCTCAAAAATTACAAAGGTAGAGTTTCTATTAACTTTATCGATTATTATGGACAAATCTATACAAAAGGTTTCCAGATGGACTAA
- a CDS encoding dihydrolipoamide acetyltransferase family protein — protein sequence MADYKLILPSMGEGVMEATVTNWLKNIGDTIAEDESVVEIATDKVDSDLPSPVSGTLKEILVQVDEVAKVGEPVAILEVDGEVEQEEVVQASETIEKDIDQLKQSVTTSQENPVQEVVSSADRFYSPLVKSIAKEEGISQTELDQIHGTGLEGRVTKDDLKKYLETRGQQPKIESTTQAATSQQSISPATAPVMTVSGEDEIIEMDRMRKIIAKNMVQAKQIAPHVTSFIEADLTNIVLWREKNKKAFEAKYGEKITYMPIFIQAITKAILDFPMINVSVDGERIIKKKNINIGMAAALPSGNLIVPVIKNADQYSLSGLAKKVNDLANRARQNKLKPDEIQGGTYTITNIGSFGNTLGTPIIPQPQVAIMAVGAIVKKPAVIETPQGDMIGIRHKMYLSHAYDHRVVDGALGGMFVKRVAEYLENFDMDAEI from the coding sequence ATGGCGGATTATAAACTGATATTACCTTCGATGGGAGAAGGTGTTATGGAAGCAACAGTAACCAATTGGTTGAAAAATATTGGCGATACAATTGCCGAAGACGAATCGGTAGTAGAAATAGCTACAGATAAAGTAGATTCGGATTTGCCTTCACCAGTTAGTGGTACTTTAAAAGAAATTTTAGTTCAGGTTGATGAAGTTGCAAAAGTAGGTGAACCAGTTGCAATTTTAGAAGTCGATGGAGAAGTTGAACAAGAAGAAGTAGTACAAGCAAGTGAAACTATAGAAAAAGATATAGACCAACTAAAACAATCGGTAACAACTAGCCAAGAAAACCCTGTACAAGAAGTAGTTTCGTCTGCTGATCGTTTCTATTCTCCTTTGGTGAAATCGATTGCCAAAGAAGAAGGCATCTCACAAACAGAATTGGATCAAATTCATGGAACAGGTCTCGAGGGACGTGTAACCAAAGATGATCTAAAAAAATATTTAGAAACTCGCGGTCAACAACCAAAGATAGAATCAACAACACAAGCTGCTACAAGTCAACAATCAATTTCTCCAGCAACTGCTCCAGTGATGACAGTTTCGGGTGAAGATGAAATTATCGAGATGGATAGAATGCGTAAAATAATTGCGAAAAATATGGTACAAGCCAAACAAATTGCACCTCATGTAACGTCTTTCATCGAAGCTGATTTAACGAACATTGTTCTGTGGAGAGAGAAAAACAAGAAAGCTTTCGAAGCAAAGTATGGCGAGAAGATTACCTATATGCCAATTTTCATCCAGGCAATAACAAAGGCAATTCTCGATTTCCCGATGATCAATGTTTCGGTAGATGGTGAACGAATCATTAAAAAGAAAAATATTAATATTGGGATGGCTGCCGCATTACCAAGTGGCAATCTCATCGTACCAGTCATCAAAAATGCAGACCAATACAGTTTATCTGGCTTGGCTAAGAAAGTAAACGATTTGGCGAATAGAGCTCGTCAGAACAAATTAAAACCAGACGAAATTCAGGGTGGCACTTATACGATAACCAATATAGGATCTTTCGGTAACACCCTAGGGACGCCGATTATTCCTCAGCCGCAAGTAGCCATTATGGCGGTAGGAGCAATCGTGAAGAAACCTGCTGTTATTGAAACTCCACAAGGAGATATGATCGGTATTCGACATAAAATGTATCTATCACATGCGTATGATCATCGTGTGGTAGATGGTGCTTTGGGTGGAATGTTTGTGAAGCGGGTGGCCGAATATTTAGAAAATTTTGATATGGATGCAGAAATCTAA
- a CDS encoding DUF3467 domain-containing protein has product MSDNQQNDGLNIELNEMVAQGVYATGAIINHSPSEFVVDFIQFMPGARPSVKSRIILSPLQAKSLAKSLAENVSNFENNFGEIVEPKQNLTANFEA; this is encoded by the coding sequence ATGTCAGACAATCAACAAAACGACGGATTAAACATTGAGTTAAACGAAATGGTAGCTCAAGGAGTTTACGCAACAGGTGCAATTATCAATCATTCACCATCAGAATTTGTGGTAGATTTTATTCAATTTATGCCAGGTGCTAGACCAAGCGTAAAATCTAGAATTATATTATCACCATTGCAAGCAAAATCGTTAGCGAAATCATTAGCAGAAAATGTTAGTAACTTCGAGAACAATTTTGGAGAAATCGTTGAGCCTAAACAAAACTTGACGGCTAATTTCGAAGCATAA